One Serinus canaria isolate serCan28SL12 chromosome Z, serCan2020, whole genome shotgun sequence DNA window includes the following coding sequences:
- the MINAR2 gene encoding major intrinsically disordered NOTCH2-binding receptor 1-like, which produces MHSQEAEAGAVFIITLQHRNMDLSVLPNNNHPDKFLQLEVKSLVKNSAFLPANWAKFPEAALPGVQRWHNRIYLQREKRTVTELPGLDLNRVSQEIIDKSLGKHITPITLKSTIKSNPLYSDIHVDDDWEEKKKNPSWTVQDYDRQSLHSNLASHIKENPNDLQFWMGDIYTPGYDTLLKKKEREKKHSKYCRIILLTVLAICILITVITLRCGGRAALFFAILGHGSGDAGSFGDPSRRSAAGGGTPRLQRAPGKCGTCRLGREGPFPLLRERLPHREGRGLLLRSSESTRRGRAHCPLKRELCCW; this is translated from the exons ATGCACAGCCAGGAAGCagaagctggggctgttttCATTATTACTCTACAGCACAGAAACATGGACCTCTCCGTTTTGCCAAACAACAACCATCCTGATAAATTCCTCCAACTGGAGGTTAAATCTTTGGTGAAAAACTCTGCCTTTCTACCAGCCAACTGGGCAAAATTCCCAGAAGCCGCTTTACCTGGAGTGCAGCGGTGGCACAACAGGATCTATTTACAG agagaaaagagaactgTCACTGAGCTGCCAGGCTTAGACTTGAACAGGGTCAGTCAAGAAATAATAGACAAATCACTGGGGAAACACATTACTCCCATCACCCTGAAATCCACAATCAAGAGCAATCCACTGTACAGTGATATCCATGTGGATGATGActgggaggagaagaaaaagaacccTTCCTGGACTGTGCAAGACTATGACAGACAGTCACTGCACTCCAACTTGGCCAGCCACATAAAG GAAAATCCTAATGATCTACAGTTCTGGATGGGGGATATTTATACTCCTGGGTATGATACCTTGttaaaaaagaaggagagagaaaaaaaacattcaaaatattGCCGAATCATTCTGCTCACGGTACTAGCCATTTGCATTCTAATTACTGTAATCACACTTA GATGTGGGGGAAGGGCTGCTCTATTTTTTGCGATCCTCGGGCATGGCAGTGGCGATGCGGGTTCCTTTGGTGACCCCTCGCGGCGGAGCGCGGCGGGCGGAGGGACCCCGCGGCTCCAGCGTGCTCCCGGAAAATGCGGAACGTGCCGGCTGGGAAGAGAAGGCCCCTTCCCGCTCCTGCGGGAGCGGCTGCCCCACCGTGAAGGACGGGGCTTGCTGCTGCGCTCTTCGGAGAGCACTCGCAGGGGAAGAGCCCATTGTCCGCTCAAAcgagagctgtgctgctggtag